One segment of Syngnathus scovelli strain Florida chromosome 6, RoL_Ssco_1.2, whole genome shotgun sequence DNA contains the following:
- the slc6a15 gene encoding sodium-dependent neutral amino acid transporter B(0)AT2 — MPKNSKAVKRELDDDVTESARDLLSNEDACDDSFKKSSLIIGDHDGDGKEGDVEEGGSDGEEEEEERPAWNSKLQYILAQVGFSVGLGNVWRFPYLCQKNGGGAYLVPYLILLVLIGIPLFFLELAVGQRIRRGSIGVWNYISPRLGGIGFASCVVCFFVALYYNVIISWSLFYFSQSFQQPLPWHECPLVKNKNSTFVVPECEKSSATTYYWYREALNISDSISESGGLNWKMTLCLLGAWSMVCLAMIKGIQSSGKVMYFSSLFPYVVLICFLVRSLLLEGSMDGIRHMFTPKLELMLEAKVWREAATQVFFALGLGFGGVIAFSSYNKRDNNCHFDAVLVSFINFFTSVLATLVVFAVLGFKANIMNDRCVLLNSNKIADLLGNGIEANLIPNHINLSQKVSVDDYHQMIDIIRGVKEDNFGKLGLESCSIEDELNKAVQGTGLAFIAFTEAMTHFPASPFWSVMFFLMLINLGLGSMFGTIEGILTPLIDTFKVRKELLTVGCCVLAFSLGLVFVQRSGNYFVTMFDDYSATLPLLIVVILENLAVAWFYGIDKFFEDLKDMLGFRPYRFYYYMWKFITPILLLVLLCSSFVQLIKTPPSYSAWIQEQAQEKLVGFPPWGVAVCISLVVVAILPVPVVFALRYFSVINDGAGGISAVSYKKGRIIKESSVPGEGDDASLLHAKTTPSEVPSPMLANGIYRKQSAGGVPEADAAPNGRYGIGYLMADVPDMPESDL, encoded by the exons ATGCCCAAAAACAGCAAAGCCGTCAAGAGAGAGCTTGACGACGATGTCACAGAATCGGCCCGGGACCTGCTTTCCAACGAGGACGCCTGCGACGATTCCTTCAAGAAGAGCTCGTTGATCATCGGCGACCATGACGGCGACGGCAAGGAGGGCGACGTGGAAGAGGGCGGCTCCGAcggcgaggaggaggaagaggagcggcCGGCCTGGAACAGCAAGCTGCAGTACATCCTGGCCCAGGTGGGCTTCTCCGTAGGCCTCGGCAACGTCTGGAGGTTTCCGTACCTGTGCCAGAAGAATGGCGGAG GGGCTTACCTGGTGCCCTACTTGATCCTGCTGGTGTTGATCGGCATCCCGCTTTTCTTCCTGGAGCTGGCAGTGGGTCAGCGTATCCGTCGGGGCAGCATCGGCGTGTGGAACTACATCAGCCCTCGACTTGGGGGCATCGGCTTCGCGAGCTGCGTG GTGTGCTTCTTCGTGGCTCTCTACTACAACGTCATCATCAGCTGGAGCCTCTTCTACTTCTCACAATCCTTCCAGCAACCGTTGCCATGGCACGAGTGTCCGCTGGTCAAGAACAAGAACAGCACAT TTGTGGTGCCCGAGTGTGAGAAGAGCTCGGCCACTACCTACTACTGGTACCGCGAGGCCCTGAACATCTCGGACAGTATCTCCGAGAGCGGAGGACTCAACTGGAAGATGACCCTGTGCCTGCTGGGGGCCTGGTCCATGGTCTGCCTGGCCATGATCAAGGGCATCCAGTCGTCCGGGAAG GTGATGTACTTCAGCTCGTTGTTCCCTTACGTGGTGTTGATCTGCTTCCTGGTTCGCTCGCTACTCCTGGAGGGCTCCATGGACGGGATTCGCCACATGTTCACACCAAAG CTGGAGCTCATGCTGGAGGCCAAGGTTTGGCGCGAGGCGGCCACGCAGGTGTTCTTCGCGCTGGGCCTGGGCTTCGGCGGCGTCATCGCCTTCTCCAGCTACAACAAGCGCGACAACAACTGTCACTTTGACGCCGTGCTGGTGTCCTTTATCAACTTCTTCACATCGGTGCTGGCCACCCTGGTGGTGTTCGCCGTGCTCGGCTTCAAAGCCAACATTATGAACGACAGATGCGTGTTGCT caacagCAACAAGATTGCGGATTTGCTGGGCAACGGCATCGAGGCCAACCTGATCCCCAACCACATCAACCTCAGTCAAAAGGTGAGCGTGGACGACTACCATCAGATGATCGACATCATCAGAGGAGTCAAGGAGGACAACTTTGGCAAACTCGGACTGGAGTCCTGCAGTATCGAGGACGAGCTCAACAAG GCCGTGCAGGGCACAGGCCTGGCGTTCATCGCCTTCACGGAGGCCATGACGCACTTCCCGGCCTCTCCCTTCTGGTCGGTCATGTTCTTCCTCATGCTGATTAATTTGGGCTTGGGCAGCATGTTCGGCACCATCGAGGGCATCCTCACGCCGCTCATCGACACCTTCAAAGTGCGCAAGGAGCTCTTGACGG tgGGCTGCTGCGTGCTGGCTTTCTCCCTCGGGCTGGTGTTCGTGCAGCGCTCGGGCAACTACTTTGTGACCATGTTCGACGACTACTCGGCCACGCTGCCGCTGCTCATCGTGGTCATCCTGGAGAACTTGGCCGTCGCTTGGTTCTACGGCATCGACAA GTTCTTTGAAGACCTGAAGGACATGCTGGGCTTCAGGCCGTACCGCTTTTACTACTACATGTGGAAGTTCATCACGCCCATCCTGCTGCTGGTTCTGCTGTGCTCCAGCTTTGTCCAGCTCATCAAGACGCCGCCCAGTTACAGTGCCTGGATACAGGAGCAG GCCCAGGAGAAGCTGGTGGGCTTCCCTCCATGGGGCGTGGCGGTGTGTATCTCCCTGGTGGTGGTGGCCATACTGCCCGTGCCGGTGGTCTTCGCGCTGCGCTACTTCAGCGTGATCAACGACGGCGCCGGCGGCATCTCGGCCGTGTCCTACAAGAAGGGCCGCATCATCAAGGAGAGCAGCGTGCCCGGCGAAGGCGACGACGCCAGCCTCCTTCACGCCAAGACCACGCCCAGCGAGGTGCCGTCGCCCATGCTCGCCAACGGCATCTACCGCAAGCAGAGCGCCGGCGGGGTTCCCGAGGCGGACGCCGCGCCCAACGGTCGCTACGGCATCGGGTACCTGATGGCCGACGTGCCGGACATGCCCGAGTCGGACTTGTAG